The Pseudomonas sp. HOU2 DNA window CCGGCATGGACGTCGCTCGCGAGCGCGTACTGGCCTGGCTGGCCGGTGAGTTCGAAGGCCTGACGCTGGTCGACACCAACAAGGATCCCAAGACCCGTCTGCAGGAACACCTGCAATCGCGCGGTTGCGAACTGCCACGCTATGAAGTGGTGGATATCCAGGGTGAGCCGCACTGCCGTACCTTCTTCGTCGAGTGCGAAGTGGTCTTATTGAATGAAAAAAGCCGAGGTCAGGGTGTGAGCCGTCGTATTGCCGAGCAGGTAGCGGCCGCCGCAGCACTGATTGCCCTGGGCGTGGAGAATGGCAATGACTGATACAAACGCAACTCGCTGTGGCTACGTTGCCATCGTCGGCCGTCCCAACGTCGGCAAGTCGACGCTGCTCAACCACATCCTCGGCCAGAAGCTCGCGATCACCTCGCGCAAGCCGCAGACCACCCGTCACAACATGCTCGGGATCAAGACCGAGGGTGACGTGCAGGCGATCTACGTCGACACCCCCGGCATGCACAAAGGTGGCGAAAAGGCTCTGAACCGCTACATGAACAAAACCGCTTCGGCGGCGTTGAAAGACGTCGACGTGGTGATCTTCGTGGTCGACCGCACCAAGTGGACCGAAGAAGACCAGATGGTCCTGGAGCGCGTGCAGTACGTGACCGGCCCGCTGATCGTCGCGCTGAACAAGACCGACCGCATCGAAGACAAGGCCGAGCTGATGCCGCACCTGTCGTGGTTGCAGGAACAACTGCCGAACGCACAGATCATCCCGATTTCCGCGCAGCACGGGCACAACCTCGACGCGCTGGAAAAGGTCATCGCCGATCATCTGCCGGAGAACGATCACTTCTTCCCGGAAGACCAGATCACCGACCGCAGCAGCCGTTTCCTTGCCGCCGAACTGGTGCGCGAGAAAATCATGCGCCAGATGGGCGCCGAGCTGCCGTACCAGATCACCGTCGAGATCGAAGAGTTCAAGCAGCAGGGCAAGACCCTGCACATCCACGCGCTGATCCTCGTCGAGCGTGACGGTCAGAAGAAGATCATCATTGGCGACAAGGGCGAGCGCATCAAGCGCATCGGCACCGAAGCGCGCAAGGACATGGAGCTGCTGTTCGACTCCAAGATCATGCTCAATCTGTGGGTCAAGGTGAAAGGCGGCTGGTCCGACGACGAACGTGCACTGCGTTCGCTGGGTTACGGCGACCTGTAAAAAATCTCGGTTCCTGTTTAAACCAGAGAACCCTGTGGGAGCGGGCTTGCCCGCGATGAGGATGTAATGTTCAACAGAGATGTTGAATGTGAATCCGCCATCGCGGGCAAGCCCGCTCCCACATTTGGTTTATGTTGATCTCAAGACTGCGTTTCTTCATCGAGAACTCCATGTCGCAAACCCCACCTCCCGCCCAACTCGCCTACGTCCTGCATTCGCGCGCCTACCGCGAAACCAGCG harbors:
- the era gene encoding GTPase Era, with product MTDTNATRCGYVAIVGRPNVGKSTLLNHILGQKLAITSRKPQTTRHNMLGIKTEGDVQAIYVDTPGMHKGGEKALNRYMNKTASAALKDVDVVIFVVDRTKWTEEDQMVLERVQYVTGPLIVALNKTDRIEDKAELMPHLSWLQEQLPNAQIIPISAQHGHNLDALEKVIADHLPENDHFFPEDQITDRSSRFLAAELVREKIMRQMGAELPYQITVEIEEFKQQGKTLHIHALILVERDGQKKIIIGDKGERIKRIGTEARKDMELLFDSKIMLNLWVKVKGGWSDDERALRSLGYGDL